A genomic stretch from Eretmochelys imbricata isolate rEreImb1 chromosome 24, rEreImb1.hap1, whole genome shotgun sequence includes:
- the SLAMF8 gene encoding SLAM family member 8: MVAWLVLALFLHKAPPATARATVKVTGVVGRAVLLGADIPLGFQVRDAIWRYLAPAEELVATYFRGSAETLYQSRFYGRSRLHSNLTLEISQVELGDSGTFSALLVNTRGQTETRMLHLAVYEVVSQLTLQVFTSESSRSGSARVCEVFLTCVAASGTNVTYSWGRTDGKVLSMDNHSLFEAGLVLWAKLGPSDRQVSYTCTAANAVSWESATIAPWEHCQRETGAEDAVYDYRNILLIALPLSVLVLAVVVFGLLLSRKRSGKQRTKLLLDASEPAVAPV; the protein is encoded by the exons ATGGTGGCTTGGCTGGTGCTGGCTCTGTTCCTGCACAAAG CCCCACCGGCCACAGCCCGTGCCACCGTGAAGGTGACAGGAGTGGTGGGGAGAGCAGTGTTGCTGGGAGCCGACATCCCCCTGGGGTTCCAAGTCAGGGATGCCATCTGGAGGTACCTAGCGCCGGCAGAAGAGCTAGTGGCCACCTACTTCAGGGGCTCAGCGGAGACCCTGTACCAATCCCGTTTCTATGGGCGGAGCCGGCTCCACAGTAACCTCACCCTGGAGATCAGTCAGGTGGAACTGGGAGATAGCGGCACCTTCTCAGCCCTGCTGGTGAACACACGAGGACAGACGGAGACGCGCATGCTGCACCTGGCAGTCTACG AAGTGGTTTCCCAGCTGACACTGCAGGTGTTCACATCAGAGAGCAGCCGCAGTGGCTCTGCGAGGGTCTGCGAGGTGTTCCTGACCTGTGTGGCGGCCAGTGGCACCAACGTAACCTACAGCTGGGGCAGGACGGAtggcaaggtgctgagcatggaCAATCACTCTCTCTTTGAGGCTGGCCTGGTCCTATGGGCTAAGCTGGGCCCCTCGGATAGGCAGGTATCCTATACCTGTACTGCAGCCAATGCTGTCAGTTGGGAATCAGCTACCATCGCACCCTGGGAACACTGCCAGAGGGAAACAG GTGCGGAAGATGCCGTGTACGACTATAGAAACATCCTGCTCATTGCTCTGCCCCTCTCTGTCCTGGTCCTGGCAGTGGTTGTCTTCGGGCTCCTTCTCTCTCGGAAGCGCTCAG GGAAGCAAAGAACGAAATTGCTGTTGGATGCCTCGGAGCCTGCCGTGGCCCCTGTCTAG